From the Paraflavitalea soli genome, the window CATAATTGTCTTCCCTAAAATGATGCTGCCATTCGTTATTCGCTATGCAAATGTAAAAGTCATGCTGTGTCAGCAGCGGAATGTTTTCTATTAGTACAGCGCTGTATTGTTGCTGATACGTTCCTTTCAAGTGGAGCGTAATACTGAAAAAATGCCCCCACCAGAAGAAGGTGCGGATGGCGCAGGTATCTTCTTTACCAAATACACGTGGAAAATCAAGGACGGCCCAGGGCAATCCTTCATATTTTTCTCCTTTGGATATTTTGGGAGCAGAAGTTGCAACGGCTACCGGTAAACACACCCTTAAATGATCAAGGGTGTGTTTTACAGGAGAGATCAGTTGCCCTAATAGGGCCACCACTTTTTCCATAATTGTATTCTTTGTTAAAAGCCAGTGAGCATTCTGTACCAGGGTTGATTCCTCTGTTGAAAGCTGTATTTTTGCCGCGTCCATAATGAAAATTATTTCGGATTTAGAATTTAGGGTTCCGGATTGCTGCAAGACAGGAGCGCAGATAAGCAGATACGAACTTTAATCCTAAATTCGGAATTCTACATACGAAATTAGCTATCGTGATCAAAAAACTGGATTTATTGGTATTGAAGGCCTTTATAGGCCCCTTCATTGCCACCTTTTTCCTCACGCTGTTTGTATTGATACTACAGTTCTTCTGGCTGTGGATCGATGATTTTGTGGGTAAGGGTATCGATGGGCTCACCATCCTGCGCCTGATCATTTACCTGAGTGCTACGCTGGTGCCGCTGGCACTGCCGCTGGCGGTATTACTTTCCTCTATCATGACCTTTGGCAACCTGGGTGAAACATTTGAACTGGTAGCCATTAAATCGGCCGGCATTGGCCTGTTGCGCTTTATGCGCTCCCTGCTGGTGACCACCATCCTCCTGGCGGGACTGGCTTTCTACTTCAACAACAACGTGATACCGATAGCCAACCTGAAGATGAAAACACTTCAGTATGACCTGGTGAATAAAAAGCCGGCCTTCGACCTGAAGGAAGGTACTTTCTACAACATGATCCCGGGGTATTCGATCAAGGTGGCCAAAAAGGTCAACGATTCGATCCTGAATGATATCATTATTTATGAAAGCAGCCCGAATGTGCAGGACAATATGATCGCCGCCAAACGGGGCATCATGCGCATGTCGGACGATAAACACTCGCTGGAGTTTACCCTGCAGAATGGCTGGCGCTATGAGGAAGAAGGAGAAAGGAATAGCACCAATAGCCGGTTTTACCGGCTGGGCTTTAAGGAATACAAGAAGGTGCTTGATCTCAGTTCACTAACGACGCTGAACTTTACTTCAGACAGTGTGTACAAAGACCGGGCAGAGATGCTGAGTATCGGGCAACTGAATAAGTCGATCGATTCCCTGCGCAGGACACTGAATCAGTTTCACCAGCGGCATAAGGCGGAATTAAAGTCTTACCTGCCTTTCATGCAATACATAGATAGCGGCTGGACGAAGGTTGCTATACCTGATGTGAAAAAAGATACGATTCTCAAAAAGGATACGCTGGTAAAAAAGGATACGGTAGCGAAGAAGGATGCCGTGGTGAAAAAGGACACAGGGGTAAAAAAGGATTCGGCGACGATCAGGGAACGGTTGTTGAAAAGGAATGCGCTTATAAAAAAGATGGCGGCGGCAAGAAAGGATACGGCTGCCAGGCAGGATACGGTGGCGAAAAAGGATACGACGGTACAGAAAGATACAGCAGTGAAAAAGGACGCACCCGTGAAAAAGCTTACGGCAGCCCAACAGGATTCGGTAGCTAAAAGGAATGCAGCAGCGCAGGCAGATATGGCTTTCCGGAAAATGCTGCCAGACAGCGCCCGCTCAAGTGTACTGGACCAAAGTATTTCCTTTGCCAATTCGATTAAGTCTACGATGGAAGGCGCTTCTGCTGAATATGAGAACAGGCGTAAAGAACTACGGGTGCACCTGATGACCTGGCACGAAAAGTTTACGATGTCGATCGCTGTACTGGTATTGTTCCTGATAGGGGCTCCGCTGGGTTCTATTGTGCGCAAAGGAGGTATCGGTACGCCTGTTGTATTTGCGGTGGCCTTTTTCGTGATCTTCTTCCTGCTGAATAACTTCGGAAGGAAGTTTGTGAAGGAGGATGTACTGCAACCCTTTGCGGGGATGTGGCTGGCTACGATCGTGCTGCTGCCTATTGGCTTTTTCCTGATCTATAAAGCACTACACGACTCCCAGTTGTTTAACAAGGAATTCTATTCCCGCATCATACGGATGTTCCGCAAAAAGAATAGTCGCAAAGCTACAGACAAACTAACCTCTGAACAGGTAGAAGTGACAGAAGAAGAAGTAATAGCTGCGATGAAAGACGAGACGGAGAAGCATTAAAAGCAGCACTACCAGTTTTACGCAGTTACCTAATTTCTGTCTTCATTGGCGGAGGAAGATTGATAAGGTTGTTCTGTATATCCTTTGGAAGGCACTTTCAGGATTCCCTGGTCGATCTGTTTTTTGCTTACAGCAGTAGCTGTGTAGGTTATCTTTCCCTTTTTGTATTCATAGGTATACTTTAATACGAGGCCGGGAATACAGGAGAAAACGGGCTCTACAGCCGCGAGTTCCGAACGCTGGATCTGCTTCGTATAAAATGCGGTAATATTTCTGCCATCTGCCAGGGTAATAATGGCCTTATTACAAGGATAACCCGAAATGACGGCGGTATCATCCAGCAGGCGGCAGGTAGCCTGGTCATATTTCGCGTTGTATTGCTTCCACTGTGTGGCGGTTAAATATACCTTGTTTTTGTTCTTACCTGATTCTTTTACAATGACAGCTGTGCGTTCTTCATTGCCGGGAGGTAAAATAAAAATGCTTTGCATCCGCATCAGGCTTACCAGGCGCAACCTTGCGAGGCCATTGCTCACAAAGATGGTCTTGGTGCCACCATTATAGGTCTCTCCTATTCCGATGCTTTTCTTTCTTGCTTTCGTTAATTCAATGGTATAGGTGATCGTCAGGTCATCACCAGCCTTATGGCCGGCGGGGGACGATGGAGCAGGGGTTGAACCAGGCACTTGCTTGAAGGACAAACTTCCTACGGCAACCACCACAATACAAACAAACCGGATTAGTGACATGATCTAAAATTAAGCAGTGACAAACACTTGCATCAATGAACTATTATTTAAAAATGAATTCGGCGAGATCGATAGGGTCCAGTGGATTATGGATACGTTTATGGTCAAACCAGGTCTCATCGGCCAGCTTCCATTGTTCCAGTTTTTGCTTCTCCTTCCTGGCCCTCCTGGTTGGTGTACCTCTGGATCTGCGCTGGTACATCCTTTTCAGGCTGCTCATCATATTTTCGGAGATGGTGAAATAGCTGTATTGATCCAGCCTGATCATCATTTCACTGTCCTCTTCCTCTGTTAAAAAAGCAGGCAATTGCTCATACTGATAACTGGCAAATGTGACTATAAAGTCATTGTCCACCATTGTCATGCCAGCCCCTCCGGCAGTAAACCTGTTGTTCTTAAAATAGTTCTCGGTTTTTACATTATCATATTCCCGGTACCGGGCGATGGCTGTGACCCCAGGCGCAGGTGATGATGGATGAACTGCTGCGGTTTCCGGTAAGGCAGCCGGGATGGTGGTTTGGACCAACTCAGGGGATGGATGGGCAGGCGGCCGGTGATTGAAACGGTATATACCCCACCCTGCTATCACCAGGAGCAGTACGGCAGCGATGGCGCCGTAACGTAGGTACAGCTTTCTGATGGGTGCGATGGAAGGGGGTGTTTTGCCTTCGCGGGGAGCGGCCTCCCGGAGTATGCGGTCAAATGCGCCCGCGGGTGGTGCAACAACCATTTCCTGTAAAGCAGCAAACAGAGGGTTTTCTTTAACGGCATTGGCGATGGCCACGGACATAAAAGGAGGTGGCGATACTTCCAGCTCCTGCAGGTTCTGCCAGGCGCCCAGCCACTGCTGGTCATCTGACCCGGCCTCCAACCTGGCCAGCAGGTTGTGGAATGCCTCCGGCGGAGGTTGTACCTCGTATTCCCGTAGCTTACTCAGTATGTCAGATCTGTTCGCCATGGGCTTCTTTAAATTGTTTTTGGAGGTACACCCTTGCCCTGAACAACTGTGACCGGCTGCCTTCTTCCGAAATATTCAGCAGTTCACCTATTTCTTTATGGTTATACCCTTCTACCAGGTATAGGTTGATAACGGTACGGTAGCCATCGGGCATAGCGCTGATGGTCTTCATCAGGTCATCATTGGTCAGCTTATCGTACCCATTCAATCCATCAGCTGCAATGTCCATATCATCGCTGATCACTGTAAAAACGGCCTTCTTTTTCTTGATGAAATCAATACAGGTTCCCACAAAGATCCTGCGTGCCCACCCCTCGAAGGAACCCTCACCCCTGAAACCGGAAAGGTGCCTGTAAAGTTTTACAAAACCCTCCTGGAAACAGTCGTTGGCATCATTGGAATTTCCGGCATAGCGCAGACATAAGCTATACATCCTGCCTGCTATAAGGTCATAGAGTTGTTGAAAGGCCCTGTTATCACCATTAGCAGCCTTTTGAGTCAAGACCTCAAAAAGAGGAGGGGCGTTGCGTAGAGGTTCCATCGGACAAATATCTGATTTTTCCGATTACCCCGGCCTTCCATTACGTTAACACCCACTTGCCCTGGCCAGAAAAAAAGTTTGATTTTTTTTGGGATCGACGAAACGCCCGGGATCAATTACGGGTCTAAGAGATAGAAACGACATTGTTAACAGGTTATAGCTTGTTGATCAAACTCTTGCACATCAGTGCTTACCTCTTTTTTTCCTGTGGAGTCAGTTAGTGTTGAGCAGCGGTCGGATGCTGTTTGCATCCGGGCAGGCAAAATGTGTGTTGCCCGGATACAAAAACGCTTACAATGATACAGGTGGTGGTTTTTCAGTAAATGTTTAGTTCACCCGAGTGAATCCCATGCCGGCGAGGTAGGGGGAGTGGTTTTTTCCTGCCCCCGGCATTTTCACTCTTGTTACATTAATTATTGCACCCTTCACTATCCTCGTTGCTCAAGCATGTGTTTCGGAGCACGGGGCATGTCCGTACCCAATCTTTCCCTTGTCATTATTGCCAGCACGCACCAGGCATGTGTGCTGGCAGTGGTGACTGTTTATATCCTGTATGCCCCCTATTAAAACAAATTATGAGTACGAAACTGAGTGGTATGGACCACGCTGATTTTGAAGATGAATTGACGCTGCTGGAAGGACTGAAGAATAAAAATATTAAAGCTTTCGCTGCCCTCTACAAAGAATACTCGGAAGACCTGTTGTTATTTGCTTACACGTTAACGGGCGATCCTGCCCTTTGCCACGAGGTGGTAGACGGTCTATTTATTGAGTTATGGGAAAAAGGGGATTTTACGCAAATAACGCCTCCCATCCATCATTTCCTGTATTCGGAATTGCGGATCAAATGCAAAAAGTAACAAACCGGCTGTACTACATGATAATGTAGTGGGCGCTTTTGTTTTGTTGTCTTACTTTTAATTTGCTAATGGCGGTAAAGATCCTATTATACGACGACAATGAAGCACTGCGGCAAAGCATGGAAACCTTGTTGGGAGAAGAGCCTGACCTGGAATTCATAGCGGGCATCCCCAATGCGGAAACGGTGGAAACGGATGTCCGGGAACTGAAACCTGAGGTAGTGCTGATGGACATCGACATGCCGGGGGTGAATGGGGTGGAAGCGGTGCGGCGGATCCGCCGGATCGATGCACAGCTTCCGATCATTATGCTGACTGTTTTTGATGACAACGAAAACATCTTCCGCGCCATTTGTGCGGGGGCCAGTGGTTATATCTTAAAGCGCTATGCTTCTATAGAAGTTCCTTCAGCTATCCGTAATGTACTGACAGGTGGTGCGCCTATGACTGGTTCGGTGGCGCGTAAGGTATTGCTGATGATACCGCCCGCGCACAACAGTGACCAGGAGAAAACGGACCTTTCGGAAAAAGAGATCAGCATACTTCAATTACTGGTGCAGGGGTTCAGTTATAAAATGATCGCCGCCCAACTCAAGATCAGTCACGATACGGTTCGCTTCTATATAAAGAAGATCTACGACAAGCTGCACGTACATTCAGCTACAGAAGCGGTTTCGAAAGCCATTAAGGATGGCCTGGTCTGATGTTTTACTACATGATCATGTAGTAAATTCTTCTTTTCGGCAGAGTAGTTTTGGGTAAAATAGTAACTGCAATGAAACAACTACTCACCTTCCTCCTCCTGTTATCATCCCTGATCAGCAAAAGCCAGAATGTAGGCATCGGTATTCCCAATCCACTTTACAAACTGGATGTATGGAGCCCTGAATCTTTTGTAGCGCGTTTTAACGGCGCTGCCAATATGTACCTGGCTATCTATGAGACGAATGTTTACCGGGGTTATATTGGTTCTTTTGCCGGCAGTCCAGAAGATGTGGATTTTGGAACAGGCTTCGGCAATGCCACCGGCAAAGTGCATCTAACCATCCAGGGAACGCCGATGCTTACGGTAAACAGCACAGGGAGTA encodes:
- a CDS encoding LptF/LptG family permease, whose translation is MIKKLDLLVLKAFIGPFIATFFLTLFVLILQFFWLWIDDFVGKGIDGLTILRLIIYLSATLVPLALPLAVLLSSIMTFGNLGETFELVAIKSAGIGLLRFMRSLLVTTILLAGLAFYFNNNVIPIANLKMKTLQYDLVNKKPAFDLKEGTFYNMIPGYSIKVAKKVNDSILNDIIIYESSPNVQDNMIAAKRGIMRMSDDKHSLEFTLQNGWRYEEEGERNSTNSRFYRLGFKEYKKVLDLSSLTTLNFTSDSVYKDRAEMLSIGQLNKSIDSLRRTLNQFHQRHKAELKSYLPFMQYIDSGWTKVAIPDVKKDTILKKDTLVKKDTVAKKDAVVKKDTGVKKDSATIRERLLKRNALIKKMAAARKDTAARQDTVAKKDTTVQKDTAVKKDAPVKKLTAAQQDSVAKRNAAAQADMAFRKMLPDSARSSVLDQSISFANSIKSTMEGASAEYENRRKELRVHLMTWHEKFTMSIAVLVLFLIGAPLGSIVRKGGIGTPVVFAVAFFVIFFLLNNFGRKFVKEDVLQPFAGMWLATIVLLPIGFFLIYKALHDSQLFNKEFYSRIIRMFRKKNSRKATDKLTSEQVEVTEEEVIAAMKDETEKH
- a CDS encoding RNA polymerase sigma factor, whose protein sequence is MEPLRNAPPLFEVLTQKAANGDNRAFQQLYDLIAGRMYSLCLRYAGNSNDANDCFQEGFVKLYRHLSGFRGEGSFEGWARRIFVGTCIDFIKKKKAVFTVISDDMDIAADGLNGYDKLTNDDLMKTISAMPDGYRTVINLYLVEGYNHKEIGELLNISEEGSRSQLFRARVYLQKQFKEAHGEQI
- a CDS encoding sigma-70 family RNA polymerase sigma factor produces the protein MSTKLSGMDHADFEDELTLLEGLKNKNIKAFAALYKEYSEDLLLFAYTLTGDPALCHEVVDGLFIELWEKGDFTQITPPIHHFLYSELRIKCKK
- a CDS encoding response regulator transcription factor, which encodes MAVKILLYDDNEALRQSMETLLGEEPDLEFIAGIPNAETVETDVRELKPEVVLMDIDMPGVNGVEAVRRIRRIDAQLPIIMLTVFDDNENIFRAICAGASGYILKRYASIEVPSAIRNVLTGGAPMTGSVARKVLLMIPPAHNSDQEKTDLSEKEISILQLLVQGFSYKMIAAQLKISHDTVRFYIKKIYDKLHVHSATEAVSKAIKDGLV